Within the Sphingobium baderi genome, the region TCCCCATGCATCCGAGACAAATAGAACAACTTCTTTCCGATGTGTATCGGTTTTCTCTTGAAACGATCCTTTCACTACGCCAACAGACTGATATCTTCGACAAAGGGATTCTCTATATGAAGACGATCATCATCGCGCTGACGGCCTTGGGCCTGGCGGCACCCGCATTGGCTCAGGCACCGGCAGTAGAGCGTAATGAAGCGATCTATTCCGCCGATGGCACCAAGATTGGCAAGGTCGATCGCGTATTGACGGCAGGTGACGGCGCGGTGGCCGCTGTGCGCGTCATCTATCGCGGCAAGTTCATTACCATCCCCGCGACCACGCTGAGCGCCGGTGAAAAGGGCGTCACGACCAGCATGTCGAATGCGGAACTGAAGAAGCTGTGATCCACTTGCCCCGCAGCCCGATTTGGCTGCGGGGCATGGACCCTTACCGCTCATCCCCTTAAAGGGAAGGCATGAGGGCAAATCAAAAACCGCCTGCACGGGCCTCCCGGCGTGGCCGGCCGCCGCAATCCGAAGGCCCGGCGCTTGATCGCGGTCGGCTGATCGCGACCTTGCTCGATATGGCTCGCTCGGGCGGCATAGAATCGCTTAATATCCGGCCCGTCGCGCAGCAACTGGGCGTGTCGCCGCGACTGCTCTACCACCATGTCCGCGACAAGCAGGAGATGCTCGGTCTGCTGACAGACGAAATCCTCCGTGATCGGATGCCCGATCTGTCCGCGCCAGACTGGGAAAGCCGCCTTCGCGGCATCGCCCGTGCGGTTCATCTGGCCTATCGCGATTTTCCAGGGTCCGCCGCCTTCATCCTGTCAAGGAGCGCCGACCGGCTGGAGCAACCCAACGCACTGGCGATACGCCAAGCGATCTTCACCGCACTGGACGAAGCTGGGCTGACGCAGCGACAGAGCGAAGAGATGCTCGTCATCTTTTCCGTCGTCATACTTGGCAATGTCGTGGTGGCGGAAAGCCTGAGCGACAATGACGCACGTTTGGCAATGCAGCGCGATGTGGTGGAAGCCGCCTTTACTCGCGCAACCGACATGCTCCTTGGCGCGATCCACGCCGCCACCGGTACGGCATGAAATTCAGGCGAGTTCGGCCATGGACCGGACCGGACGGCTTACCCCGTCCCATTGCTGATGGGCAGTGTGCATCCGTTCCAGTGAGGCTTCGATGGCGGGCGACATCTCCATCAGTTCGACATAGCCCCCATTGCCCGAACGCGTATCGAACAATGCGAACCTTTCGCCTGATGGCATCGTGCCGCTGAAGGCCATGGCGTAGCCTTCCCTCGACAGCCGCTCCACCCCCTCATCATAGGGAACGCGCAACATGACATGGTGATAGCCATCACCGTGGCGATCAAGCATCTCGGTAAAAACCGACGGCCCGTCATTCGTCTGCTGGAGGAGTTCAATCAGCAACCCGCCGGAAAAGCCGAACCCGACCTTCATGGCCACCTGGGTCGGCTCACCGCGATATATCTGGCCCGGCAGCACGGGCACGTCAAAAACGAAAAACGGGCCCGCGCCCATGACGCGCGTCCAATGATCGAGTGCGCTGTCCATGTCACGCACCACTTGGCATAGTTCCAAAATAGAACCCTTGGGTTGCATCATTTTTCTCCCCAGGTCGCGGCACCGGTCCGCAGGCCATGTTCACGAGCGCGATCGCGCAATTGCCTGCCCCGCTCGATCAGATCGACACGAGGGACTGCCGCGTCCACTTCGCGGTCGATAGCCGCAAGGTCGACGACCCGCACTTCGCGGATGAAGCTTGCCGGATCGGCACCTTCAGGAACGCCCTGCCAGCGCAGCAATACCCACCCCTCTCCCAATCCCGCCGTGTCGATCCAGTTAGCTATGCCCGGATCGACGCCCGCCACGACATAGCTGATCGTGCCATCGGCGGCAGGCGTGACCTGAGCGCTATTGAGGCTCACCATACGAAACATCGGATCAGGCGAGATCGTCCAGGGGTCCGCAATCTGGATGCCGGTATAGTAGCTCCCCGCAGGATCGATGGTGAGAAGTAATCCCTGCCCCTCGCCCAATGCAAAGCGTCCACCCGCAAGATAACCCCAGCCGCCATCCCGTCCATTGGGCCCAATCAGCCGATTGGGTTCGGGGTGCCCCAGAAAATCATTCTTGAAACCCGACCAGAAGGCGACCCACGCAGGTAGATCGTCGATGATGGATCGGGCGATCTCATCCTCATCGCGCTGACTCCAGGCTGATGGCGGGTCGAGACGGCGGACACTCACCTCCGCCGGTACTTGCCGCCAATCACGCTGACTGTCACGGGTATAGACCTGAATCCGCGCGCCCGGTTCGGTCCGTAAATGAGTCGGTCCACCCTCGTCGGGGCCTATCGTC harbors:
- a CDS encoding TetR/AcrR family transcriptional regulator C-terminal domain-containing protein; this encodes MRANQKPPARASRRGRPPQSEGPALDRGRLIATLLDMARSGGIESLNIRPVAQQLGVSPRLLYHHVRDKQEMLGLLTDEILRDRMPDLSAPDWESRLRGIARAVHLAYRDFPGSAAFILSRSADRLEQPNALAIRQAIFTALDEAGLTQRQSEEMLVIFSVVILGNVVVAESLSDNDARLAMQRDVVEAAFTRATDMLLGAIHAATGTA
- a CDS encoding PRC-barrel domain-containing protein; its protein translation is MKTIIIALTALGLAAPALAQAPAVERNEAIYSADGTKIGKVDRVLTAGDGAVAAVRVIYRGKFITIPATTLSAGEKGVTTSMSNAELKKL
- a CDS encoding VOC family protein, whose amino-acid sequence is MDSALDHWTRVMGAGPFFVFDVPVLPGQIYRGEPTQVAMKVGFGFSGGLLIELLQQTNDGPSVFTEMLDRHGDGYHHVMLRVPYDEGVERLSREGYAMAFSGTMPSGERFALFDTRSGNGGYVELMEMSPAIEASLERMHTAHQQWDGVSRPVRSMAELA